A DNA window from Paralichthys olivaceus isolate ysfri-2021 chromosome 3, ASM2471397v2, whole genome shotgun sequence contains the following coding sequences:
- the nek1 gene encoding serine/threonine-protein kinase Nek1 isoform X1 has product MNQCAVEKQEADQWKCSKGGADVRSRAQGAAAGPSSCDTAVKQTNDPARGATHSSNMDKYEKVNKIGEGSFGKALLVRSKEDGHQYVIKEIGISGMPSKERQESRKEVAVLAKMSHPNIVQYKDSFEEGGCLFIVMDYCEGGDLFKKINSQKGVLFSEDQILDWFVQICLALKHVHDRKILHRDIKSQNIFLTKDGTVQLGDFGIARVLNSTVELARTCIGTPYYLSPEICENKPYNNKSDIWALGCVLYEMCTLKHAFEAGNMKNLVLKIIRGSYPPVSVHYSQELRSLLAQLFKRNPRERPSVSSILDKTFLSCRIERFLTPQLIAQEFRHTFIHKQPKAAVLQGAPAKRPAAGFIPLAPALKITKPASKYGVPLNARKLSDVTKKPAERKPAVKHKAAPLPAPSQRREDKEERKKHEDGIRKKKMEMIEKERKQREQMFLFKAEQMKRYEKEKITRINQAREQGWKHVLSSSGGSSPERKCFVGGRNRAAGVGAPVPGSVPSKSPYEHYHAALDQMSNPRPKDISREAAPSSPVRVPAAAGPVLPKGPAHLLNHDAIKRELQRLQFVSVQARISRQRGQVVPGRANQVEEFLQRKREAMLNKVRAEGQLGTRQNLAALYGSRAGSAQCRRPRANKEEEEYLKKLRQIRLLNFNERQQIKARLRGEKYDSDGSDSQESSEEAELRRKKIEALKAQANARAAVLKEQLEKKRKEAYEREKRAWEDHLAARQMKVGMAAGNVAAAAGNVAAAAAVAVPTTSDSPLPQPNLSQPEAVTNTPALPPSKTSTPVISMTAALKNVGAITPLKENLPELETATGIQSEKKQILHRLNQNLKAQSPVEEGKEASPPPAEPSPAPQHSPSDTKSRPSSNGDRKKWDAAELPILPSAQQTLEETCATMIYTSVSPDERPSSGGDRKKWEAGLPLVLSVAQQTLEETCIRTIEQTAGEVIRMDMLQEEIQRKMWRASPDSQVLRVLREAELQPLTQQLENVSICLEKSIQAAVPEIERTQKEVLTSAPTPSAVLQSPAFEKESSAPTEASHQETVSRTIETVTLSPNLTEAHDLADVESVILEETLKPALHRPTGVQQAWEQENQQPMPSEGSQRSTGTKEGERSVEKPTESSSLPQCEEPLFMKLCSPAHRRTAALSVLSAQSSMDESSSSLASRSRSVSPLRTKHHNSLLIGLSTGMFDANNPKMLRTCSLPDLSRFFSAQQDSAVASNANVAPDNNLELEDLDEAAKDDDQSETEDAYEDEDLQDIRASMERLLQEDEDLMRGPPEVGAGDFNGNPSESQDKEFFNRIAAEMDQDNNQMAVDNDDEEDDNDEEEEEGEEEEDDEDDDEECSNGSPGDVEAGELLTNGVGDDNHSNNSQLNEEWQSDGSEEEQGGDAEHHDSIFSRLEELRFNLEQQMGFEKFIEAYNKIKAIHEDEDENIDLGSSLVLSILGTEHQHLYPNILHLVMADGAYQEDNDD; this is encoded by the exons ATGAACCAATGCGCGGTCGAGAAACAGGAAGCTGACCAATGGAAATGCAGCAAAGGGGGAGCTGATGTTAGGTCGAGAGCGCAAGGAGCGGCAGCAGGTCCCAGCAGCTGTGATACGGCAGTGAAGCAGACTAATG ACCCAGCACGAGGCGCCACTCATTCTAGTAACATGGACAAATACGAAAAGGTGAACAAAATCGGGGAAGGCTCATTTGGAAAAGCCCTCCTTGTCAGATCAAAAGAGGATGGACACCAGTATGTCATCAAGGAGATTGGCATATCAGGA ATGCCAAGCAAAGAGAGGCAGGAATCTCGAAAAGAAGTCGCTGTTCTTGCCAAAATGAGTCACCCCAACATTGTCCAGTATAAGGATTCTTTTGAAG AAGGCGGCTGTCTGTTTATTGTGATGGACTACTGTGAGGGCGGAGACCTCTTCAAGAAGATCAATTCTCAGAAAGGAGTACTGTTCTCAGAAGATCAA ATCCTGGACTGGTTTGTGCAGATTTGCCTGGCACTGAAGCACGTTCATGATCGTAAAATACTGCACAGGGACATCAAATCACAG aatatttttttaacaaaagatGGGACAGTACAACTTGGGGACTTTGGAATAGCAAGGGTACTAAATAG CACTGTAGAACTGGCAAGGACGTGTATAGGAACACCGTATTACCTATCACCAGagatttgtgaaaataaacCATACAACAACAAAAG TGATATTTGGGCCCTAGGGTGTGTCCTGTATGAAATGTGCACTCTTAAGCATGCA TTTGAGGCTGGCAACATGAAGAACCTAGTTTTGAAGATCATTCGCGGCTCATATCCTCCCGTGTCTGTTCACTACTCCCAAGAACTCCGCTCTCTCTTGGCACAGCTGTTTAAACGCAACCCCAGAGAAAGGCCATCAGTCAGCAGCATCCTTGACAAAACGTTCTTGTCCTGTAGGATAGAGCGATTCCTCACACCACAG CTCATTGCTCAGGAATTCCGCCACACTTTCATTCACAAGCAGCCTAAAGCGGCTGTGCTGCAGGGAGCACCAG CCAAGCGTCCTGCCGCTGGGTTCATACCACTCGCCCCAGCCCTGAAGATCACCAAACCAGCCAGCAAATACGGAGTGCCTTTAAATGCAAGAAAGTTGTCAGATGTAACCAAAAAGCCTGCGGAGAGGAAACCAGCTGTGAAACATAAAGCA GCCCCTCTCCCAGCACCCTCCCAAAGAAGAGAGGacaaggaagagaggaaaaaacatgaG GATGGgatcagaaagaaaaagatggagatgattgagaaagaaaggaaacagagagagcag ATGTTCCTGTTTAAAGCAGAACAAATGAAgagatatgaaaaagaaaag ATCACTCGTATAAACCAAGCCAGAGAACAAGGCTGGAAGCATGTTCTGAGTTCTAGTGGAGGTAGCAGCCCAGAGAGGAAG TGTTTCGTAGGTGGTCGAAATAGGGCTGCAGGTGTTGGTGCCCCAGTCCCAGGCTCTGTGCCGAGCAAAAGCCCTTATGAACACTACCACGCTGCTCTGGATCAAATGTCTAACCCTCGGCCTAAAGACATTAGCAGGGAGGCAGCACCAAGCAGTCCCGTTCG tgtacctgctgctgctggcccaGTGCTGCCCAAAGGCCCTGCCCATCTCTTAAACCATGATGCAATCAAGAGAGAACTTCAGAGACTGCAGTTCGTTTCTGTACAAGCTCGCATCAGTAG GCAGCGTGGTCAGGTGGTTCCTGGCCGTGCTAATCAGGTTGAGGAGTTTTTACAACGTAAGAGAGAAGCTATGCTCAATAAAGTCCGTGCTGAAGGACAACTG GGTACCCGGCAAAACCTGGCTGCACTCTATGGAAGCCGGGCTGGTTCGGCTCAGTGCAGGAGACCCAGAgcaaacaaagaggaggag GAGTACTTGAAGAAACTGAGGCAGATCCGCTTGCTGAATTTCAATGAACGTCAGCAGATCAAAGCTCGACTCAGAGGAGAGAAG tatGACAGTGATGGTTCAGACAGCCAGGAGTCCAGTGAGGAGGCAGAGCTCCGGAGAAAGAAGATAGAGGCTTTAAAA GCCCAAGCAAATGCCCGTGCTGCTGTTCTGAAGGAGCAACTcgagaagaagagaaaggaggcatatgagagagaaaagagagctTGGGAGGACCAT CTTGCCGCTCGGCAGATGAAGGTTGGCATGGCAGCAGGAAACGTAGCGGCGGCAGCAGGAAACgtagcggcggcagcagcagtagcagtcCCAACTACCTCCGACAGTCCTCTTCCACAACCCAATCTGTCTCAGCCAGAAGCAGTTACCAACACTCCGGCCCTGCCTCCATCCAAAACCTCCACCCCAGTGATATCCATGACTGCTGCCCTGAAGAATGTTGGAGCA atTACTCCACTAAAAGAAAACTTGCCTGAGCTGGAGACTGCAACAGGCATCCAG AGTGAGAAAAAGCAGATACTGCACCGACTTAACCAGAACCTAAAAGCCCAAAGTCCAGTGGAGGAGGGAAAGGAGGCGTCTCCACCCCCTGCAGAACCAAGTCCTGCTCCCCAGCACAGCCCGTCTGACACAAAGAGTCGTCCCTCTTCCAACGGAGACCGAAAGAAGTGGGATGCAGCAGAACTGCCTATACTTCCTTCAGCTCAGCAAACCTTAGAGGAAACCTGTGCCACAATGATTT ACACCTCAGTGTCTCCAGACGAAAGGCCATCCTCTGGTGGAGACAGGAAGAAGTGGGAGGCAGGACTTCCACTTGTCCTCTCTGTAGCCCAACAAACTCTAGAGGAGACCTGCATCAGAACCATTG AGCAAACAGCGGGTGAAGTTATTCGGATGGATATGCTTCAGGAGGAAATTCAGAGGAAGATGTGGAGAGCGAGTCCAGACTCTCAAGTTCTTCGAGTCCTTCGGGAGGCCGAGCTTCAGCCTCTCACCCAGCAGCTGGAGAATGTCTCCATCTGCCTTG AGAAGTCTATCCAGGCTGCAGTACCTGAGATAGAGAGGACACAGAAAGAAGTGTTGACCTCTGCGCCAACACCATCTGCTGTGCTTCAGAGCCCTGCATTTGAAAAGGAGAGTTCTGCTCCAACAGAGGCCTCACATCAGGAAACTGTGTCCAGAACAATCGAAACAGTGACACTGTCACCCAACCTCACTGAGGCTCACG ATCTAGCAGACGTGGAGTCAGTGATTCTCGAGGAGACACTGAAACCGGCCTTACATCGTCCAACTGGTGTGCAGCAGGCATGGGAACAGGAAAACCAGCAACCAAT GCCATCAGAGGGCAGTCAAAGATCAACAGGCACAAAGGAGGGTGAGAGGAGTGTGGAGAAACCCACAGAATCTTCCA GTTTACCACAGTGCGAGGAGCCTCTGTTTATGAAGTTGTGCTCTCCGGCCCACAGACGCACTGCTGCCCTCTCAGTGCTCTCAGCCCAGTCCTCTATGGATGAATCATCGTCCTCTCTGGCCTCTCGTTCACGCTCCGTCTCACCTCTGCGCACCAAACACCACAACTCCCTCCTCATTGGTCTCTCTACGGGCATGTTTGATGCCAACAATCCCAAG ATGCTGCGGACCTGTTCTCTCCCAGATCTCAGTCGTTTCTTCAGTGCTCAGCAGGACTCTGCAGTGGCTAGCAATGCTAATGTTGCCCCAGACAACAACCTGGAACTCGAGGACCTGGATGAGGCGGCTAAAGATGACGACCAGTCAGAGACAGAAGA TGCATATGAAGATGAAGACCTGCAGGACATCAGGGCCTCAATGGAGAGACTGCTGCAAGAAGACGAAGACTTAATGAGGGGCCCTCCAGAGGTTGGAGCAGGAGACTTTAATGGAAACCCTTCAGAGAGCCAAGACAAGGAGTTTTTTAATAGGATAGCAGCTGAGATGGATCAGGACAACAATCAGATGGCTGTAGATAATGACGACGAAGAAGATGATaacgatgaagaggaggaagaaggtgaagaggaggaggatgatgaggatgacgaTGAAGAGTGCTCCAATGGCAGTCCGGGTGATGTTGAGGCAGGGGAGTTGCTCACCAATGGCGTGGGAGATGATAACCACAGTAATAACAGCCAGCTCAATGAGGAGTGGCAATCAG atggcagtgaagagGAGCAGGGTGGAGACGCTGAGCATCATGACAGCATCTTCAGTCGACTGGAGGAGCTTCGCTTCAACCTGGAGCAGCAGATGGGCTTCGAGAAGTTCATTGAGGCCTATAATAAGATTAAG GCTATACATGAAGATGAAGACGAGAACATTGACCTGGGCTCCAGTTTGGTCTTAAGCATTTTGGGAACTGAGCACCAGCATCTGTATCCCAACATCCTGCATCTAGTGATGGCAGATGGTGCATACCAAGAAG ATAATGATGACTAA
- the nek1 gene encoding serine/threonine-protein kinase Nek1 isoform X2 produces MNQCAVEKQEADQWKCSKGGADVRSRAQGAAAGPSSCDTAVKQTNDPARGATHSSNMDKYEKVNKIGEGSFGKALLVRSKEDGHQYVIKEIGISGMPSKERQESRKEVAVLAKMSHPNIVQYKDSFEEGGCLFIVMDYCEGGDLFKKINSQKGVLFSEDQILDWFVQICLALKHVHDRKILHRDIKSQNIFLTKDGTVQLGDFGIARVLNSTVELARTCIGTPYYLSPEICENKPYNNKSDIWALGCVLYEMCTLKHAFEAGNMKNLVLKIIRGSYPPVSVHYSQELRSLLAQLFKRNPRERPSVSSILDKTFLSCRIERFLTPQLIAQEFRHTFIHKQPKAAVLQGAPAKRPAAGFIPLAPALKITKPASKYGVPLNARKLSDVTKKPAERKPAVKHKADGIRKKKMEMIEKERKQREQMFLFKAEQMKRYEKEKITRINQAREQGWKHVLSSSGGSSPERKCFVGGRNRAAGVGAPVPGSVPSKSPYEHYHAALDQMSNPRPKDISREAAPSSPVRVPAAAGPVLPKGPAHLLNHDAIKRELQRLQFVSVQARISRQRGQVVPGRANQVEEFLQRKREAMLNKVRAEGQLGTRQNLAALYGSRAGSAQCRRPRANKEEEEYLKKLRQIRLLNFNERQQIKARLRGEKYDSDGSDSQESSEEAELRRKKIEALKAQANARAAVLKEQLEKKRKEAYEREKRAWEDHLAARQMKVGMAAGNVAAAAGNVAAAAAVAVPTTSDSPLPQPNLSQPEAVTNTPALPPSKTSTPVISMTAALKNVGAITPLKENLPELETATGIQSEKKQILHRLNQNLKAQSPVEEGKEASPPPAEPSPAPQHSPSDTKSRPSSNGDRKKWDAAELPILPSAQQTLEETCATMIYTSVSPDERPSSGGDRKKWEAGLPLVLSVAQQTLEETCIRTIEQTAGEVIRMDMLQEEIQRKMWRASPDSQVLRVLREAELQPLTQQLENVSICLEKSIQAAVPEIERTQKEVLTSAPTPSAVLQSPAFEKESSAPTEASHQETVSRTIETVTLSPNLTEAHDLADVESVILEETLKPALHRPTGVQQAWEQENQQPMPSEGSQRSTGTKEGERSVEKPTESSSLPQCEEPLFMKLCSPAHRRTAALSVLSAQSSMDESSSSLASRSRSVSPLRTKHHNSLLIGLSTGMFDANNPKMLRTCSLPDLSRFFSAQQDSAVASNANVAPDNNLELEDLDEAAKDDDQSETEDAYEDEDLQDIRASMERLLQEDEDLMRGPPEVGAGDFNGNPSESQDKEFFNRIAAEMDQDNNQMAVDNDDEEDDNDEEEEEGEEEEDDEDDDEECSNGSPGDVEAGELLTNGVGDDNHSNNSQLNEEWQSDGSEEEQGGDAEHHDSIFSRLEELRFNLEQQMGFEKFIEAYNKIKAIHEDEDENIDLGSSLVLSILGTEHQHLYPNILHLVMADGAYQEDNDD; encoded by the exons ATGAACCAATGCGCGGTCGAGAAACAGGAAGCTGACCAATGGAAATGCAGCAAAGGGGGAGCTGATGTTAGGTCGAGAGCGCAAGGAGCGGCAGCAGGTCCCAGCAGCTGTGATACGGCAGTGAAGCAGACTAATG ACCCAGCACGAGGCGCCACTCATTCTAGTAACATGGACAAATACGAAAAGGTGAACAAAATCGGGGAAGGCTCATTTGGAAAAGCCCTCCTTGTCAGATCAAAAGAGGATGGACACCAGTATGTCATCAAGGAGATTGGCATATCAGGA ATGCCAAGCAAAGAGAGGCAGGAATCTCGAAAAGAAGTCGCTGTTCTTGCCAAAATGAGTCACCCCAACATTGTCCAGTATAAGGATTCTTTTGAAG AAGGCGGCTGTCTGTTTATTGTGATGGACTACTGTGAGGGCGGAGACCTCTTCAAGAAGATCAATTCTCAGAAAGGAGTACTGTTCTCAGAAGATCAA ATCCTGGACTGGTTTGTGCAGATTTGCCTGGCACTGAAGCACGTTCATGATCGTAAAATACTGCACAGGGACATCAAATCACAG aatatttttttaacaaaagatGGGACAGTACAACTTGGGGACTTTGGAATAGCAAGGGTACTAAATAG CACTGTAGAACTGGCAAGGACGTGTATAGGAACACCGTATTACCTATCACCAGagatttgtgaaaataaacCATACAACAACAAAAG TGATATTTGGGCCCTAGGGTGTGTCCTGTATGAAATGTGCACTCTTAAGCATGCA TTTGAGGCTGGCAACATGAAGAACCTAGTTTTGAAGATCATTCGCGGCTCATATCCTCCCGTGTCTGTTCACTACTCCCAAGAACTCCGCTCTCTCTTGGCACAGCTGTTTAAACGCAACCCCAGAGAAAGGCCATCAGTCAGCAGCATCCTTGACAAAACGTTCTTGTCCTGTAGGATAGAGCGATTCCTCACACCACAG CTCATTGCTCAGGAATTCCGCCACACTTTCATTCACAAGCAGCCTAAAGCGGCTGTGCTGCAGGGAGCACCAG CCAAGCGTCCTGCCGCTGGGTTCATACCACTCGCCCCAGCCCTGAAGATCACCAAACCAGCCAGCAAATACGGAGTGCCTTTAAATGCAAGAAAGTTGTCAGATGTAACCAAAAAGCCTGCGGAGAGGAAACCAGCTGTGAAACATAAAGCA GATGGgatcagaaagaaaaagatggagatgattgagaaagaaaggaaacagagagagcag ATGTTCCTGTTTAAAGCAGAACAAATGAAgagatatgaaaaagaaaag ATCACTCGTATAAACCAAGCCAGAGAACAAGGCTGGAAGCATGTTCTGAGTTCTAGTGGAGGTAGCAGCCCAGAGAGGAAG TGTTTCGTAGGTGGTCGAAATAGGGCTGCAGGTGTTGGTGCCCCAGTCCCAGGCTCTGTGCCGAGCAAAAGCCCTTATGAACACTACCACGCTGCTCTGGATCAAATGTCTAACCCTCGGCCTAAAGACATTAGCAGGGAGGCAGCACCAAGCAGTCCCGTTCG tgtacctgctgctgctggcccaGTGCTGCCCAAAGGCCCTGCCCATCTCTTAAACCATGATGCAATCAAGAGAGAACTTCAGAGACTGCAGTTCGTTTCTGTACAAGCTCGCATCAGTAG GCAGCGTGGTCAGGTGGTTCCTGGCCGTGCTAATCAGGTTGAGGAGTTTTTACAACGTAAGAGAGAAGCTATGCTCAATAAAGTCCGTGCTGAAGGACAACTG GGTACCCGGCAAAACCTGGCTGCACTCTATGGAAGCCGGGCTGGTTCGGCTCAGTGCAGGAGACCCAGAgcaaacaaagaggaggag GAGTACTTGAAGAAACTGAGGCAGATCCGCTTGCTGAATTTCAATGAACGTCAGCAGATCAAAGCTCGACTCAGAGGAGAGAAG tatGACAGTGATGGTTCAGACAGCCAGGAGTCCAGTGAGGAGGCAGAGCTCCGGAGAAAGAAGATAGAGGCTTTAAAA GCCCAAGCAAATGCCCGTGCTGCTGTTCTGAAGGAGCAACTcgagaagaagagaaaggaggcatatgagagagaaaagagagctTGGGAGGACCAT CTTGCCGCTCGGCAGATGAAGGTTGGCATGGCAGCAGGAAACGTAGCGGCGGCAGCAGGAAACgtagcggcggcagcagcagtagcagtcCCAACTACCTCCGACAGTCCTCTTCCACAACCCAATCTGTCTCAGCCAGAAGCAGTTACCAACACTCCGGCCCTGCCTCCATCCAAAACCTCCACCCCAGTGATATCCATGACTGCTGCCCTGAAGAATGTTGGAGCA atTACTCCACTAAAAGAAAACTTGCCTGAGCTGGAGACTGCAACAGGCATCCAG AGTGAGAAAAAGCAGATACTGCACCGACTTAACCAGAACCTAAAAGCCCAAAGTCCAGTGGAGGAGGGAAAGGAGGCGTCTCCACCCCCTGCAGAACCAAGTCCTGCTCCCCAGCACAGCCCGTCTGACACAAAGAGTCGTCCCTCTTCCAACGGAGACCGAAAGAAGTGGGATGCAGCAGAACTGCCTATACTTCCTTCAGCTCAGCAAACCTTAGAGGAAACCTGTGCCACAATGATTT ACACCTCAGTGTCTCCAGACGAAAGGCCATCCTCTGGTGGAGACAGGAAGAAGTGGGAGGCAGGACTTCCACTTGTCCTCTCTGTAGCCCAACAAACTCTAGAGGAGACCTGCATCAGAACCATTG AGCAAACAGCGGGTGAAGTTATTCGGATGGATATGCTTCAGGAGGAAATTCAGAGGAAGATGTGGAGAGCGAGTCCAGACTCTCAAGTTCTTCGAGTCCTTCGGGAGGCCGAGCTTCAGCCTCTCACCCAGCAGCTGGAGAATGTCTCCATCTGCCTTG AGAAGTCTATCCAGGCTGCAGTACCTGAGATAGAGAGGACACAGAAAGAAGTGTTGACCTCTGCGCCAACACCATCTGCTGTGCTTCAGAGCCCTGCATTTGAAAAGGAGAGTTCTGCTCCAACAGAGGCCTCACATCAGGAAACTGTGTCCAGAACAATCGAAACAGTGACACTGTCACCCAACCTCACTGAGGCTCACG ATCTAGCAGACGTGGAGTCAGTGATTCTCGAGGAGACACTGAAACCGGCCTTACATCGTCCAACTGGTGTGCAGCAGGCATGGGAACAGGAAAACCAGCAACCAAT GCCATCAGAGGGCAGTCAAAGATCAACAGGCACAAAGGAGGGTGAGAGGAGTGTGGAGAAACCCACAGAATCTTCCA GTTTACCACAGTGCGAGGAGCCTCTGTTTATGAAGTTGTGCTCTCCGGCCCACAGACGCACTGCTGCCCTCTCAGTGCTCTCAGCCCAGTCCTCTATGGATGAATCATCGTCCTCTCTGGCCTCTCGTTCACGCTCCGTCTCACCTCTGCGCACCAAACACCACAACTCCCTCCTCATTGGTCTCTCTACGGGCATGTTTGATGCCAACAATCCCAAG ATGCTGCGGACCTGTTCTCTCCCAGATCTCAGTCGTTTCTTCAGTGCTCAGCAGGACTCTGCAGTGGCTAGCAATGCTAATGTTGCCCCAGACAACAACCTGGAACTCGAGGACCTGGATGAGGCGGCTAAAGATGACGACCAGTCAGAGACAGAAGA TGCATATGAAGATGAAGACCTGCAGGACATCAGGGCCTCAATGGAGAGACTGCTGCAAGAAGACGAAGACTTAATGAGGGGCCCTCCAGAGGTTGGAGCAGGAGACTTTAATGGAAACCCTTCAGAGAGCCAAGACAAGGAGTTTTTTAATAGGATAGCAGCTGAGATGGATCAGGACAACAATCAGATGGCTGTAGATAATGACGACGAAGAAGATGATaacgatgaagaggaggaagaaggtgaagaggaggaggatgatgaggatgacgaTGAAGAGTGCTCCAATGGCAGTCCGGGTGATGTTGAGGCAGGGGAGTTGCTCACCAATGGCGTGGGAGATGATAACCACAGTAATAACAGCCAGCTCAATGAGGAGTGGCAATCAG atggcagtgaagagGAGCAGGGTGGAGACGCTGAGCATCATGACAGCATCTTCAGTCGACTGGAGGAGCTTCGCTTCAACCTGGAGCAGCAGATGGGCTTCGAGAAGTTCATTGAGGCCTATAATAAGATTAAG GCTATACATGAAGATGAAGACGAGAACATTGACCTGGGCTCCAGTTTGGTCTTAAGCATTTTGGGAACTGAGCACCAGCATCTGTATCCCAACATCCTGCATCTAGTGATGGCAGATGGTGCATACCAAGAAG ATAATGATGACTAA